The following are from one region of the Rosistilla carotiformis genome:
- the queF gene encoding preQ(1) synthase: MSTDFGDLLETFDNPYAGRNYTIEHTCPEFTSVCPKTGQPDFGTLVFTYVPNELCIELKSLKMYLQRYRNEGIFYEHITNRIMDDFVNAVKPRWANLESRWTPRGGLSSVIVVEYPDSEDE; the protein is encoded by the coding sequence GTGTCCACTGATTTCGGTGATCTGCTAGAAACGTTTGATAACCCGTACGCTGGTCGAAACTACACGATCGAACACACGTGCCCCGAGTTTACTTCGGTCTGTCCGAAGACGGGACAGCCCGATTTCGGCACGTTGGTTTTTACTTACGTTCCCAACGAACTGTGTATCGAACTGAAAAGCTTGAAGATGTATCTGCAACGATACCGCAATGAGGGTATCTTCTACGAACACATTACCAATCGGATCATGGACGACTTTGTGAATGCCGTAAAGCCACGTTGGGCGAATTTAGAGAGTCGTTGGACGCCACGCGGTGGTTTGTCCAGCGTGATCGTGGTCGAATATCCTGATTCCGAAGACGAATAA
- a CDS encoding sugar phosphate isomerase/epimerase family protein, whose protein sequence is MPASAPSVLLSGFSDEAAIDKTAVQQFAAFAALGMKWFSLRFIDAGDGIKNAMQLTDPEIKTIRELMDAYGLRVATLGSPIGKVKLKDVDDGTSNRYVPFEEYLKTEVVRACELATAFDCKLIRGFSYYHPKGTKPEEHLSQACDQLGKIAEVCDSYGLTYGLEVEANLIGQTGQLMAQLHEGVNHPALVTIFDGANISTQGFSADQVYEQYLAMKPGLGWLHIKDYHDPSPTGRIHHVDEASLKNFVPADRGDCGHEAILRDLAAYMPEVEARMAKRGAPGVVCDLEPHVKGGGQFGGFSGPDGFGVAMRGLCRVLDYVGIDYETRSFDDIKASI, encoded by the coding sequence ATGCCTGCCTCTGCTCCTTCCGTTCTGCTTTCTGGATTTTCCGACGAAGCCGCGATCGACAAGACCGCCGTTCAACAGTTCGCCGCCTTTGCCGCTTTGGGCATGAAATGGTTTTCGCTGCGATTCATCGACGCGGGCGACGGCATCAAAAACGCGATGCAATTGACCGACCCCGAGATCAAGACCATCCGCGAACTGATGGACGCCTACGGCCTCCGCGTCGCAACTCTCGGTTCGCCGATCGGCAAAGTGAAACTGAAAGACGTCGACGACGGAACCAGTAACCGCTACGTCCCCTTCGAAGAATATTTGAAGACCGAAGTCGTCCGCGCCTGCGAACTCGCAACCGCTTTCGATTGCAAACTGATCCGCGGGTTCTCCTATTACCACCCCAAGGGGACCAAGCCCGAGGAACACCTGAGCCAAGCTTGCGATCAACTGGGCAAGATCGCGGAAGTCTGCGACTCCTACGGGCTGACTTACGGTTTGGAAGTCGAAGCGAATCTGATCGGGCAGACCGGTCAACTGATGGCTCAACTGCACGAAGGCGTCAACCATCCGGCGTTGGTCACGATTTTCGACGGTGCCAACATCAGCACTCAAGGTTTTTCGGCCGACCAAGTTTACGAACAGTACCTGGCGATGAAGCCAGGCCTGGGCTGGTTGCACATCAAGGACTACCACGACCCAAGCCCGACGGGACGCATCCATCACGTCGACGAAGCTTCGCTGAAGAACTTCGTTCCCGCCGACCGTGGCGATTGTGGCCACGAAGCGATCCTGCGCGACCTGGCAGCCTACATGCCAGAAGTCGAAGCGCGGATGGCCAAGCGTGGTGCTCCGGGCGTTGTTTGCGACCTGGAACCACACGTCAAGGGTGGCGGCCAGTTCGGTGGATTTAGCGGACCCGACGGCTTTGGCGTTGCGATGCGTGGCCTGTGTCGAGTACTTGATTACGTCGGGATCGATTACGAAACACGATCCTTCGACGATATCAAAGCCTCGATCTAA
- a CDS encoding 7-carboxy-7-deazaguanine synthase QueE — MRIAELYASRQGEGLLTGTSSAFIRVSGCNLRCWFCDTPHASWNPEGAQQSIDSIVADVLRLEVSHVVLTGGEPMLFPEIVTLCRELADRGLHTTIETAGTIYQDTACDLMSISPKLAGSRPRDGSLSEKWQQQHDRRRWAVDVVRRLMVESPDYQLKFVVDQPSEQEEVQQMVDQLQPEVDPAKVWIMPQSRSTAELDAHESWLRPWCDQQGFQYCDRMHLRWYGNVRGT; from the coding sequence TTGCGCATTGCCGAACTTTATGCCAGTCGACAAGGCGAGGGCCTTCTAACGGGAACATCCAGCGCATTCATCCGAGTCAGCGGTTGTAACCTGCGATGCTGGTTCTGCGACACGCCCCACGCCTCCTGGAATCCCGAAGGAGCTCAGCAATCGATCGATAGCATCGTCGCCGATGTTCTGCGATTGGAGGTCTCCCACGTCGTATTGACCGGCGGCGAACCGATGCTCTTCCCCGAAATCGTTACGCTTTGCCGGGAACTGGCCGACCGCGGACTGCATACGACCATCGAAACCGCCGGCACGATCTACCAAGATACAGCCTGCGACTTGATGTCGATCAGCCCCAAACTGGCGGGCAGCCGCCCCCGCGATGGCAGCCTCAGTGAAAAGTGGCAGCAGCAGCATGATCGTCGCCGCTGGGCGGTCGATGTCGTTCGTCGGTTGATGGTTGAATCGCCCGATTATCAGCTGAAGTTTGTTGTCGACCAGCCGAGCGAGCAGGAAGAGGTCCAACAGATGGTCGATCAATTGCAGCCCGAGGTCGATCCCGCGAAGGTCTGGATCATGCCTCAGTCGCGTTCGACGGCGGAGTTGGACGCGCACGAATCGTGGCTGCGTCCCTGGTGCGACCAGCAAGGGTTTCAGTACTGCGACCGAATGCACCTGCGTTGGTACGGGAACGTCCGAGGGACGTAG